tTAACGAAAAAAATCTAAGTTAAGAAACTTTCCTTAACTTCGGTAATGCTTTTCTaaggaatgttgatgaaactgctACATGACTAACAAAGTGAGAGAAGGGAATTATTTCTTAATACATTATGTACACTGTATAAAGTGGAAAGTGTAGTTTCACAGACATGTAGGcgaatattataaataaatgttataatttaaataatgaattcATCACATAAACTTTCTATCAATAAAAATCACAACAATAgttaaaaaatgttcaaaaactgatttgacatttatttcaaggtggtttttttgtgtgtttattttcTCATCACCCATTTACATGTATAGAATCCTATACACATccatacatcctcgatactcatgAGGTTACTGCCACttttgttatatccacccctggactatctcatagtaaaactggaggcagtttaggagaaaaaactgaccaatcacaggcctgtagagactttctttgaagataacagagagagcgacaccAAACTCAAAGCAACATAGTCAACTACAGTGTACCGTAATACAATTActatttagtacatcacatgataattactaggaatgtgattggataacagccatggtctacTTTGCGACAGTTctctgtccttcttgactacaggagactatacctgactacagGAACTATACTAAAGTATAGTTCCTCAGGAATgagcacgcgaccaaatatatgacgtcataaagaatgtcatgtgacatactaaatctattatgaccctttccctcgggaacagtaggagaacagttccctctggaaagggccataatagaatagTAGTTTTACTAAGAGATATATATAGTCCTGTTGTTGATATAACGTCAGGGATAGTAAACCCTGGAGTGCGAAGGATGGCATCCATCACAATCCACCACTCACAGAACTCTTGAAATTATATGACACTCACACACTGCAAAATATTCCAGCTACAAATcaatttcatttgtaatttctaCCTTTCAACCACAAGGACCTAGCTGGCACAATTTcttttatgtatgtatataccgTTGGTTAAGAAATATTGCCAGATCCCTTTGCTTTCAACCATTTACAGTTGGTATCACATACAGTTATTCATTCATAATACTGTCTACATACACATATCTACATGCAATCATTACTTTAGCACATATAAAAAGATTCATAAATCAGCATCTTTAATCCCTGGCTTTGTCTTTCTATAAACAGCACTTTTAATACTGTAGAAGTGATATACATCCAGTCATATATCAATACAGGCTTTCTTACTTAACTGATATCATGAACATTTCATCCATATATAGATAAATTTAAGAAGAGGCATTCTAGGGTTGATAAATTTAGGGAAAAAATGAACTTCTGAACATTAATGTTGCCTAGAAATAAATCATCTCATTGCAAAAGTAGACAATTGCAATCTGATGTATAACTtgtcatatcaaaatattttgtaacttACGATGAAACAGGTGCAGAAAAATCCATTTCTAAAATGTCAAAGACTACAATCTCATTATGAAAACGGAAAAGTATGTTTTTAACACACCAATGCTGCAAACAGTATAATTGTCGAACACCGTGTTATGCTTGCTTTAATTTTTGCTCACATGTAAATTATTAAAAGCAGAAGCTGGAAGTTTTTAATTATCACATGAATTCAGTCTTTATATCATGAACCTAAAGGTTTCAAAACACCTCTCAAAATCCATATTAAATAGAATTCaaattctacatatatatataatcaattacagtttcaataaaattcatGACCCAGAGCTTGACTCAACGCTTTCAGAGATCTGTTCTGATTTAGAGATACTACCAGAATTCACAGCTAACTGTCCTTGTCTAAGTTCTTCTGCTCGTTTTAACAGCCGTGTTGTAGCACTCTCCTCCTCTGGTAGTTTATAAAGCTCTGGATCTGGGAAGGATGTTACATTGTTTACAGGATCTTTGAAGAGGAATGGATGCCATGCACCTTGTATGCTGGGTGTATCCGTGTGCCAGGTCTTTCTCAATCTCATCACCGGCACACCTGATCGCGTTCTCATCGCTTCCACCCACTTACAAATGTCCTCTTTGGGTAAATCAGACATGTTGAGTGTTTGTGTATTACCATTGACTGTAAATAGAAACATTTCctactttattatatatagaatttggtaaataaacaaaaaaattctCTTTGTTATATAATGTCAATGGTAATTTTTAAACATGCTCCATTGCTGACAATGGtaatttttctttatcaataaTAGGAGCAGACGGTCATATtataattaagtatttttcttaaattataaAAGTTACCATCTTTACAttattaccaccattgacaaatattgttcaaatgatgggtaacatttatgctttgtcggcggtggagcatctttataccatgtatatcagaacattgtgatctatcagagttacttccctttgttcaGACATAACTTAGTAATTCTGGTAGATCAGAATTCAGCTGAAAATTTAGGCGTGCAACTGAACTTAAATAGAGATCAAATCCTGCTTCTAAATGCATCAAAGTTTatcaaactttaacttttaccTGAACATCTGACGTTCAGTAGTCACATGAAGGACAAAGATGTTTGGACATATTTTGAATACTACATATAAGGTACTAGTTCTCTAACTCTGGAATGCACAATCAAAATCCATGTTTGGCAGGTGCTGGTACTGACTGTAGGTTGATGGCTTTTTCCTCATGCAGTGCTCCAACTTAATTTCCTTCAACCTCTTAAGCTGGCTGGCATATACCCTTAataacctggctgttaattaatatgataaaaaagacTAAATCACAACTGAGTTGTAATTGAGCCTACCTTAATTGtcctatataaaataaaaactgggAATGTATTTGAATGTAACATATCTTCAAACCGATACTTACGAAATGTTGCTACAATTCTTGGTGATCTGTGTCTCCTTGGCTTCAAGTAAACTACAACTCCTGGGTTTGCTTTTGCGAAGTCCATCAGGTGTTGTTCAATGAAATCtctacaataaaaaataaaatgcacataattattaaattgtcaaaaaatgttcattaggTACAGCctaaaatacagaaatacataaaagtacatgtaaatatcaatCTTTTAAAATCTTAATATCAGTTTATTTGGAATCATAAAATGAGAGATATCAATACAAGATGAACAAATTAAATTGCATTATCGTAATTTCAGCTGTAAACAGAAACAATATGCATATCTGACATACTGCATGTTTCTGCTGTAACTCATCAATCAATACAATATCATAGTAAGTACTTACaaagtatatactgtatatattatctgTATTGTTTGTGATTTTTGTCTATGATAAGAAGGAGAACAGCAAAATTGCATGTTAAATTATATACcaattgatacattttacacTTGAAAGCAAAGATTTTCAGGCCCCATTCTTATGGTatatcttgttattttttcccaaaacaGTGAGTTGACGCGTATTTTTTGCGACTAAACTAACAAGATTCCGGAAATCCCAAGTCTGAACATCGTATTTTAGTATCCATTCTTACACTTGATTCTTAGCGAAgcataattgtttatttttacctttaccttttccaaaatttccataaacaccgTTTCAATTTTTCACTTCCTTCCTTTATCgcacaaaatttcccaattttcaccaggtggcaatttccaaaatacccaggaaaaGCACTGTGtttctattttttctttttcttcgaacaaaatatttaatttttttttttttttttttcttgtcagACAAATAAATTAGTGTAACAGTATTGTAACACAAATCTTTGACCCATGGGATTATATTGACTTGTTCTTTGTTGATACCATTGTTTATTGCTGTGTTACTATAGCTATTTGTAACTATCTCATAATCAGATGTTGTTTTgcaagagttacctccctttgaacAGTAATAAGCCTGAAGACGGGGAAAAGAACATACgttgtaattaatatttagtGTTTTCAATCTCAAGTATGTAGCCATGGTTTCATAAATAATCAAATTTGAAGCGATATGTATGATaacaatattataacaatattaCAGTATAATCTTAGATCTTCAGTTTCCTGACAGGTACGTACAGTTGGTACCGTAACCCACGTGTGGAGACGAACACTCTTACCTCATGCCTAAGCTGCATGCGTTTGATTTACAGAAATTTAAAGTTATCCTTTGCAGCTGACACACATAACGGCCAAGTCCATTTTGCATAGAATTCTTCAGGAACGTACTCGGCATTGACCGGGACGAcatgattataaaatatattgccCTTGCCTTTTCACATTGAACTTTTACCGGAACCTAAATACAGCATGTTAAATTTAAAAAGATATTCGGACAAGAATTCCGGAATATTTTGTACGACGTATCAGAAGACTTAAAATAGTTTATATTTctgcttatatatataattacacattATCTATGTTTAAATCGTAGTAATGAAAAAGTTGTTAACGAAATAAAGAGTGGAAATTTGAATGATCCATTTTACCtcacattaattttttttttattccgaCATTTGTTTCTGTACTGACCAAGAATTTTGCTGTATATTCacttatatttaaataaattcttGATTTGACGTTAACGTTACTTATTGTTGCTATCTTattgacataaaatatatattcagatGAATAAGTTTTTAGTTTTGTCTTATATTTTTTCGTTAACTTGAAAATCTAAAAAGTAAAAGAGTAAATTGAAATGCCA
This genomic window from Argopecten irradians isolate NY chromosome 11, Ai_NY, whole genome shotgun sequence contains:
- the LOC138335206 gene encoding large ribosomal subunit protein mL43-like; the protein is MSSRSMPSTFLKNSMQNGLGRYVCQLQRITLNFCKSNACSLGMRDFIEQHLMDFAKANPGVVVYLKPRRHRSPRIVATFLNGNTQTLNMSDLPKEDICKWVEAMRTRSGVPVMRLRKTWHTDTPSIQGAWHPFLFKDPVNNVTSFPDPELYKLPEEESATTRLLKRAEELRQGQLAVNSGSISKSEQISESVESSSGS